CTGCCAGAGTGACGTCATGTTGTCGTCGTCCTCGTCGCCGCTGTGCCGCACCTACGATCTCGCGATGCTCGACCTCGACGGCGTCGTCTACGTGGGGCCGCAGGCGGTGCCGGGAGCACCTGAGCACCTTGCGGCGGCCCGGGACCAGGGCATGGGCGTCGCGTTCATCACCAACAACGCGTCGAGGCCGCCGGGCGCCGTGGCCGAGCACCTCGGCGAGCTGGGGGTCCCGGCGACCGCGGCCGACGTGGTGACGTCCGCGCAGGCCGCGGCCGGGGTGCTCCTCGAGCGACTGGGCGAGGGCGCTCGGGTCGTGCTGCTGGGGACCACCGGACTGGCGGAGGCCCTCTATGAGCGGGGCCTGGTCGCGGTCGGGGTCGAGGACGACGCCGACGCGGTGGTGTCGGGCTACGGGCCACAGGTGCCGTGGGGCGACATCATGCGCGCCGCGGTCCGGATCCGCGACGGCCTGTGGTGGGTGGCCAGCAACACCGACGGCACGATCCCGACGCCGTACGGCGCCGCGCCGGGCCACGGGGTGCTGGTCGACACGGTGCGCCGGTTCACCGGCGTCGAGCCGACGGTGGCCGGCAAGCCCGCCCGGCCGCTGCTCGACGAGACGGTGCGCCGGGTGGGCGGCGATCGTCCGCTGATGGTCGGCGATCGGCTCGACACCGACATCGAGGGTGCCCGCAACGTCGGCATCGACTCGCTGTTGGTGCTGACCGGGGTCACCGGCCTGGCCGAGCTGGTGGCCGCGCGCGAGGGGGAACGGCCGTCGTACGTCGGGCTCGACCTGCGTGCGCTCACCGAACCGCAGCCGGCACCGGAGCACGTCGACGGTGGCTGGGTCCTCGGCGGATGGACCGGGTCGGTCGACGAGGGCGCGCTGCGGGTCGAGGGCGCGGGCTCGGCCGACGACTGGTGGCGGGTCGTCGCCGTCGCGGCCTGGAACGCACTCGACGAGTCCGGGGACGTCGTCGACACCGCGGGCCTGACGCCGCCTGACACCGACGGCCGCTAGCCTCGACCCATGATTGACGACCTCGACGAACCGCCCGCGGAGCGGCCCGACGCCACCGGCGTCGACCGGGTCGACGCGGTCATCGACGCGGTGGCCACGCTGGGCGAGCGCCCGCTGGCCGAGCAGGTGGCGGTGTTCGAGCAGGTGCACGCCGAGCTGCGGCGTACCCTCGACGACCCCCGGCCGGCCTGACGGTGCCGCCACGGCGGCTGCGTCTCGACGCCGAGCTGGTCCGGCGAGGTCTCGCGCGCTCGCGCGAGCACGCCGCGGAGCTGGTCGGTGCGGGTCGGGTCAAGGTGTCCGGCGCGGTGGCGACCAAGCCCGCGACCGGGGTGACCACCGACGTCGCCATCGTGGTGGCGGTCGACCCCGACCGCCCCGACTACGTGTCGCGCGGGGGCCACAAGCTGGCGGGAGCCCTCGACGTCTTCGGGCAGGGCGGCCTCGTCGTGGCGCGACGCCGCTGCCTGGACGCGGGCGCCTCGACCGGCGGCTTCACCGACGTCCTGCTGCGGCGTGGAGCGCGCGAGGTGGTGGCCGTCGACGTCGGCTACGGCCAGCTGGCCTGGTCGCTGCAGAGCGACGAGCGGGTGGCGGTGCACGACCGGCAGAACGTGCGCGAGCTGACCCCCGACCTGATCGGCGGGGCCGTCGACCTCGTGGTGGGCGACCTGTCGTTCATCTCGCTGACCCTGGTGCTCGACGCGCTGGTGGGGGTGACCGCGGCCGACGGCGACCTGGCGCTGATGGTCAAGCCGCAGTTCGAGGTCGGCAAGGACCGGGTCGGCAAGGGCGGGGTGGTCCGCGACCTCGCGCTGCGCTCCGAGGCGGTGCTGCACGTCGCCGCCGAGGCGGCCCGGCGCGGCTGGGGAGCGCGCATGGTCACCCGCAGCCCGTTGCCCGGGCCGTCGGGCAACGTGGAGTTCTTCCTCTGGCTGCGCCGGGGTGAGGCCGAGATCGGGGAGGACGAGGTCCACCTGGCTGTGCACGGCGCCGACGAACCGTCGGCACCGGGTGAGAGGCTGGAGCCATGACGAGCTCCCACACCAGCAGGCGAGTACTCCTGCTGGCCCACACGGGCCGCGCCGAGGCGCGCGCGGTGGCCGTCGCGTTCGTCGAGGGCCTCACCCGCGAGGGCGTCGTGGTCCGGCTGATGGCGGCCGAGGCCAAGGACCTCGGCGTCGCGCCGACCGGATCGGGCATCGAGCTCACCGAGTCCGAGACCGACGCCAGCCGCGACTGCGACCTCACGCTCGTCATCGGCGGCGACGGGAGCATCCTGCGCGCGGTCGAGTTCACCTACGACAGCGGCACGCCGGTGCTGGGGGTCAACCTCGGTCACGTCGGGTTCCTCGCCGAGGCCGAGGTGGGCGAGATCGACGCGACCATCCGGGCCATCGTCGACGGCACCTGGACGGTGGAGGACCGGCTGACCCTCGACGTGGCGGTCGTGGTGGACGGAGCCGTGGTGACCACGACCTTCGCGGTCAACGAGGCCAGCGTCGAGAAGGCCGCGCGCGAGCGCATGCTGGAGGTCGTCCTCGAGGTCGACGGCCGTCCGCTGTCGCGGTGGGGTTGCGACGGTGTGGTGTGCGCGACCCCGACCGGCTCGACCGCCTACAACTTCAGCGCCGGCGGCCCCATCGTCTGGCCCCGGGTCGAGGCCCTGTGCGTCGTCCCGCTGAGCGCGCACGCGCTCTTCGCCCGACCCCTGGTCGTGGCACCCGACTCCCTGGTCGCGATCGAGGTCCTCGACCGCAACCAGGGCGCGGGCGTGCTGTGGTGCGACGGGCGGCGCACGGTCGACCTGCCGCCCGGCGCCCGGGTGGAGGTACGCCGCGGCAGCCAGCCGGTGCGCCTGGCCCGGCTGCACCAGGCGCCGTTCACCGACCGGCTCGTGGCCAAGTTCGGCCTCAACGTCGAGGGGTGGCGTGGTGAGGGCGAGCGTCGGCTGCTCGGTGCCCAGGACGGCGGGTCCCCCTCGTGATCGAGGAGATCCGGATCAGCTCGCTGGGGGTCATCGACTCCTCGGTGCTCGAGCTCGGTCCCGGACTCACCGTCATCACCGGTGAGACCGGCGCCGGCAAGACGATGGTCGTCACCGCGCTCGGCCTGCTCCTGGGCGGTCGCGCCGACAGCGGCGCGGTGCGCACCGGAGCCCGTCAGGCGCGGGTCGAGGGTGTCGTCCGGGTGGCTGGGCTCGACGCGTTCGCCGCTGCGGTCGACGAGGTCGGCGGCGAGGTCGAGGACGGCCCCGACGGCGGCGTGGTCGTGCTGGCCCGCAACGTGTCCGCCGAAGGCCGATCACGGGCCTTCGTCGGCGGCGCCACCGTGCCGGTGACCAGGTTGACCGAGGTCACCGAGCCGCTCGTCGCGGTCCACGGCCAGTCCGACCAGCACCGTCTGCTGCTGCCACGGGCCCAGCGCGACGCGCTCGACCGGTTCGGCGGCGACGCGCTGTCCCGGCTGCTGGCCACCTACGTCGACACCTACCGGCGCCTCGAGGCGACCACCCGTGAGCTGGCCGAGGTCACTGCCTCGGCCCGCGAGCGGGCCCGTGAGGCCGACCTGCTGCGCTTCGGGCTCGGTGAGATCGAAGAGGTGTCGCCGGAGCCCGGCGAGGACGACGAGCTCGGGGCCGAGGAGTCCCGGCTCGGTTTCGCCGACACCCTGCGCAGCGCCGCCGAGCAGGCCCGCGAGGCCCTGTCCAGCGAGAGCGGGGGACCCGACGCGCTGGCGACCACCTCCGCGGCCCGGGGATTCCTCGAGAGCGTCCGCGACCACGACCCCGAGGCGGCGTCGCTGGCCGACCGGCTCGCCGAGGTCACCTACCTGGTGTCCGACGTCGCGGCCGACGTGGCGTCGTACGCCTCGCGGCTCGACACCGACCCCGCGCGGCTCGCCGCGGTCTCCGAACGGCGCGCGGCGCTGACCGCACTGACCCGCAAGTACGGCGACAGCATCGACGAGGTGCTCGCCTGGTCGCAGCAGGCGGCCACGAGACTGCTCGACCTCGACGGCACCGACGAGCGCATCGTCACCCTCACCGGTGACCGGGACCGGCTGTCCGGTGAGCTGGCCGTGGCCGCGACCGCGCTCAGCAAAGCCCGCACCAAGGCGGCGCGCCGCCTGGAGAAGCAGGTCACCGCCGAGCTGGCGCTGCTCGCGATGCCCCACGCCCGCCTGACGATCACCGTCACCCCGGTCGAGCCGGCCGCCCACGGCGCCGACGACGTCCAGCTCCTGCTCGCTGCCAACGTCGGGGCCGAGCCGCGAGCCCTCAGCAAGGGGGCCTCCGGCGGTGAGCTCTCCCGGGTCATGCTCGCCCTCGAGGTGGCGCTCGCCGGCACCAGCCCCGTGCCCACCTTCGTCTTCGACGAGGTCGACGCAGGCGTCGGCGGCGCCGCGGCCGTCGAGGTCGGACGCCGACTGGCCGAGCTGGCCAGGACCGCCCAGGTCCTCGTGGTCACCCACCTGCCGCAGGTGGCGGCGTACGCCGATCGGCACGTGCTGGTGCAGAAGGCGAGCGACGGGTCGGTGACGACCTCGGGACTCACCGTCCTGGACGACGCGGCCCGCGAGCGGGAGCTGTCGCGGATGCTCGCCGGTCAGGCCGACTCCGACACCGGGCTGGCCCACGCCAAGGAGCTGCTCGAGGTGGCGCAGTCCTCACGTCCGACACCCCCGGGACCGCGCGCCGATGGCTGAGCCGGTCCGCGCCGTGGGATAGGATCGAATCCCGTGAAGGTGGCCCCGGTAGACCAGTCCAAGCACGTGTTCGTCACCGGAGGCGTCGCCTCCTCGCTCGGCAAGGGCCTGACCGCCTCGAGCCTGGGTCGACTGCTGCGCTCGCGCGGCCTGCGGGTGACGATGCAGAAGCTCGACCCCTACCTCAACGTCGACCCCGGGACGATGAACCCGTTCCAGCACGGCGAGGTGTTCGTCACCAACGACGGCGCCGAGACCGACCTCGACATCGGTCACTACGAGCGGTTCCTCGACACCGACCTCAACCAGATCGCCAACGTCACGACGGGGCAGGTCTACTCCAGCGTCATCGCCAAGGAGCGTCGCGGCGACTACCTCGGTGACACCGTGCAGGTCATCCCGCACATCACCAACGAGATCAAGGACCGCATCCTCGCGATGGGGTCGCCCGACATCGACGTGGTGATCACCGAGATCGGCGGCACCGTCGGTGACATCGAGTCGCTGCCGTTCCTGGAGTCGGCACGCCAGGTGCGCCACGAGATCGGCCGCGACAACTGCTTCTTCCTGCACGTCTCGCTGGTGCCGTTCATCGGTCCCTCGGGCGAGCTGAAGACCAAGCCCACGCAGCACTCGGTGGCCGCGCTGCGTCAGGTCGGCATCCAGCCCGACGCCGTGGTCTGCCGCGCCGACCGCGAGCTGCCCGACTCGATCAAGCGCAAGATCTCGCTGATGTGCGACGTCGACGAGGAGGCCGTGGTCACCTGCGCCGACGCCCCGTCGATCTACGACATCCCCAAGGTGCTGCACCGCGAGGGGCTCGACGCCTACGTCGTACGCCGGCTCGACCTGCCGTTCCGCGACGTCGACTGGACCGTGTGGGACGACCTGCTGCGCCGCGTCCACCACCCCAAGGAGGACGTCACGATCGCCCTGGTCGGCAAGTACATCGACCTGCCCGACGCCTACCTGTCGGTCGTCGAGGCGCTGCGCGCCGGTGGCTTCGCCCACGAGGCCAAGGTGCACGTGCGCTGGGTGCAGTCCGACGAGTGCGAGACGCCCGCCGGTGCGGCCAAGCACCTCGGCGACGTCGACGCCGTCGTCGTACCCGGTGGGTTCGGCATCCGCGGCATCGAGGGCAAGCTCGGCGCCCTGACCTTCACCCGCACCCACGGCATCCCGACGCTCGGGCTGTGCCTGGGGCTGCAGTGCATGGTCATCGAGTACGCCCGTCAGGTGACGGGGCTGTCGAAGGCCGCCTCGACGGAGTTCGACCCGACCTGCCCCGAGCCGGTGATCGCCACCATGGAGGAGCAGAAGTCCTTCGTCGACGGGGCGGGCGACCTCGGCGGCACCATGCGCCTGGGCCTCTACCCGGCCGACCTGCTCGCGGGCAGCATCGTGCGTGAGGCCTACGGCGCCGACCGCATCGAGGAGCGGCACCGCCACCGCTACGAGGTCAACAACGACTACCGCGACCAGATCGCCGAGTCGGGCCTGGTGTTCTCCGGCCTCAACAACGACCTCGACCTGGTCGAGTTCGTCGAGCTGCCCCGTGAGGTGCACCCCTACTACGTCGCGACGCAGGCGCACCCCGAGCTGCGCTCACGCCCGACCCGACCGCACCCGCTGTTCGCGGGCCTGGTCGGCGCCGCGATCGAGCGGCAGAAGGAGCTGCGCTTCCCGATCGAGGTGCCGCACGACGACCTCGCC
The genomic region above belongs to Nocardioides plantarum and contains:
- a CDS encoding HAD-IIA family hydrolase, producing MLDLDGVVYVGPQAVPGAPEHLAAARDQGMGVAFITNNASRPPGAVAEHLGELGVPATAADVVTSAQAAAGVLLERLGEGARVVLLGTTGLAEALYERGLVAVGVEDDADAVVSGYGPQVPWGDIMRAAVRIRDGLWWVASNTDGTIPTPYGAAPGHGVLVDTVRRFTGVEPTVAGKPARPLLDETVRRVGGDRPLMVGDRLDTDIEGARNVGIDSLLVLTGVTGLAELVAAREGERPSYVGLDLRALTEPQPAPEHVDGGWVLGGWTGSVDEGALRVEGAGSADDWWRVVAVAAWNALDESGDVVDTAGLTPPDTDGR
- a CDS encoding TlyA family RNA methyltransferase, producing MPPRRLRLDAELVRRGLARSREHAAELVGAGRVKVSGAVATKPATGVTTDVAIVVAVDPDRPDYVSRGGHKLAGALDVFGQGGLVVARRRCLDAGASTGGFTDVLLRRGAREVVAVDVGYGQLAWSLQSDERVAVHDRQNVRELTPDLIGGAVDLVVGDLSFISLTLVLDALVGVTAADGDLALMVKPQFEVGKDRVGKGGVVRDLALRSEAVLHVAAEAARRGWGARMVTRSPLPGPSGNVEFFLWLRRGEAEIGEDEVHLAVHGADEPSAPGERLEP
- a CDS encoding NAD kinase, translated to MTSSHTSRRVLLLAHTGRAEARAVAVAFVEGLTREGVVVRLMAAEAKDLGVAPTGSGIELTESETDASRDCDLTLVIGGDGSILRAVEFTYDSGTPVLGVNLGHVGFLAEAEVGEIDATIRAIVDGTWTVEDRLTLDVAVVVDGAVVTTTFAVNEASVEKAARERMLEVVLEVDGRPLSRWGCDGVVCATPTGSTAYNFSAGGPIVWPRVEALCVVPLSAHALFARPLVVAPDSLVAIEVLDRNQGAGVLWCDGRRTVDLPPGARVEVRRGSQPVRLARLHQAPFTDRLVAKFGLNVEGWRGEGERRLLGAQDGGSPS
- the recN gene encoding DNA repair protein RecN, translating into MIEEIRISSLGVIDSSVLELGPGLTVITGETGAGKTMVVTALGLLLGGRADSGAVRTGARQARVEGVVRVAGLDAFAAAVDEVGGEVEDGPDGGVVVLARNVSAEGRSRAFVGGATVPVTRLTEVTEPLVAVHGQSDQHRLLLPRAQRDALDRFGGDALSRLLATYVDTYRRLEATTRELAEVTASARERAREADLLRFGLGEIEEVSPEPGEDDELGAEESRLGFADTLRSAAEQAREALSSESGGPDALATTSAARGFLESVRDHDPEAASLADRLAEVTYLVSDVAADVASYASRLDTDPARLAAVSERRAALTALTRKYGDSIDEVLAWSQQAATRLLDLDGTDERIVTLTGDRDRLSGELAVAATALSKARTKAARRLEKQVTAELALLAMPHARLTITVTPVEPAAHGADDVQLLLAANVGAEPRALSKGASGGELSRVMLALEVALAGTSPVPTFVFDEVDAGVGGAAAVEVGRRLAELARTAQVLVVTHLPQVAAYADRHVLVQKASDGSVTTSGLTVLDDAARERELSRMLAGQADSDTGLAHAKELLEVAQSSRPTPPGPRADG
- a CDS encoding CTP synthase produces the protein MAPVDQSKHVFVTGGVASSLGKGLTASSLGRLLRSRGLRVTMQKLDPYLNVDPGTMNPFQHGEVFVTNDGAETDLDIGHYERFLDTDLNQIANVTTGQVYSSVIAKERRGDYLGDTVQVIPHITNEIKDRILAMGSPDIDVVITEIGGTVGDIESLPFLESARQVRHEIGRDNCFFLHVSLVPFIGPSGELKTKPTQHSVAALRQVGIQPDAVVCRADRELPDSIKRKISLMCDVDEEAVVTCADAPSIYDIPKVLHREGLDAYVVRRLDLPFRDVDWTVWDDLLRRVHHPKEDVTIALVGKYIDLPDAYLSVVEALRAGGFAHEAKVHVRWVQSDECETPAGAAKHLGDVDAVVVPGGFGIRGIEGKLGALTFTRTHGIPTLGLCLGLQCMVIEYARQVTGLSKAASTEFDPTCPEPVIATMEEQKSFVDGAGDLGGTMRLGLYPADLLAGSIVREAYGADRIEERHRHRYEVNNDYRDQIAESGLVFSGLNNDLDLVEFVELPREVHPYYVATQAHPELRSRPTRPHPLFAGLVGAAIERQKELRFPIEVPHDDLAD